From a single Thermothielavioides terrestris NRRL 8126 chromosome 3, complete sequence genomic region:
- a CDS encoding glycosyltransferase family 31 protein (CAZy_ID 269958) has translation MGGTISSPHRCFSMRNPFARALLLTLAMFSVSWIFLRSDIDVRSALRKTAASAREVMSQRPLGFGITAETSAEKHGSHAQSSNASRVMICDYDIERLKKWKEQYHLQDTFEYTKRYVQVRRQNITRKSVTKLGQDFLAGEVKVVDVNQQYAAETCPEPLVVPVPQSPFPETVNASEFMFGVSTTYKRFVDPRTSPINEWSYWLTDGKGNSNGGKLVLMLLDASESELGDAYSKLTSRGIDVDVYRSDPSMIMAVRYLTLVPQMYNHPERVNKKWLVVCDDDTFFPSFHALADKFAEYDHERPMYIGTFSEDVNNIQRHGSQAFGGAGVFLSVPMAEIVAEKYDTCRTEDKIRESNSGWGPQGDILLRKCIYENSEVKLTLLNDLWQLDLLGDPSGFYESGIKPLSLHHYRGGIWHTAHPWHYTKVAHVCGEDCTLQRFQTADNFIISNGFSVAYYPWGIDFDLNQFEATFHAAPENKGWNLDYKMGPQRPSLHKTGRKISWDLKEATRNEDGTVSQVYVLKHYDWRWKNPDGTPMTERDGVIELVWMPDD, from the coding sequence ATGGGCGGCACGATATCGAGTCCGCACCGATGCTTCAGCATGCGAAACCCCTTCGCACGGGCATTGTTGCTCACCCTGGCCATGTTCAGCGTCAGCTGGATATTCCTTCGGTCGGACATAGACGTGAGGTCGGCGCTCCGGAAGACAGCCGCCTCAGCCAGGGAGGTGATGTCGCAAAGACCACTGGGATTCGGGATAACCGCAGAAACGTCAGCCGAGAAGCACGGCAGCCACGCACAAAGCTCGAATGCGTCACGCGTCATGATTTGCGACTACGACATAGAACGACTCAAGAAATGGAAGGAACAATACCATCTCCAGGACACGTTCGAGTACACCAAGCGGTACGTACAAGTGAGGCGGCAGAATATCACCAGGAAGTCGGTTACCAAGCTCGGGCAAGACttcctcgccggcgaggtcaagGTGGTGGACGTGAACCAGCAGTACGCAGCCGAGACGTGCCCGGAGCCGCTCGTGGTGCCGGTTCCGCAGTCTCCCTTTCCCGAGACAGTCAACGCCTCCGAATTCATGTTCGGCGTTTCGACCACTTACAAGCGATTCGTCGACCCGCGCACGAGCCCGATTAACGAGTGGTCCTACTGGCTCACCGACGGCAAGGGCAACTCAAACGGCGGAAAACTGGTTCTCATGCTGCTGGACGCCTCAGAGAGCGAGCTGGGAGATGCCTACAGCAAGCTCACCAGCCGTGGCATCGACGTGGACGTGTACCGGTCAGATCCGAGCATGATCATGGCAGTGCGCTACCTCACGCTGGTGCCCCAGATGTACAATCACCCAGAGCGAGTCAACAAGAAGTGGCTCGTCGTCTGCGACGACGACACCTTCTTTCCCTCGTTCCACGCGCTCGCAGACAAGTTTGCCGAGTACGACCACGAGAGGCCCATGTACATCGGCACCTTCTCAGAGGACGTGAACAACATCCAGCGGCACGGGTCTCAGGCAttcggtggcgccggcgtgtTTCTCAGCGTGCCAATGGCCGAGATCGTCGCCGAGAAGTACGACACGTGCAGGACGGAGGACAAGATCCGCGAATCTAACAGCGGGTGGGGCCCCCAGGGCGACATCCTCCTGCGCAAGTGCATCTACGAGAACTCAGAGGTGAAGCTCACGCTGCTCAACGACCTCTGGCAGCTCGACCTGTTGGGCGACCCGTCGGGCTTCTACGAGTCCGGCATCAAGCCGCTGTCGCTGCACCACTATCGCGGCGGCATCTGGCACACTGCCCACCCGTGGCACTACACCAAGGTGGCGCACGTCTGCGGCGAGGACTGCACGCTGCAGCGCTTCCAGACTGCCGACAACTTCATCATCTCCAACGGCTTCAGCGTGGCCTACTACCCCTGGGGCATCGACTTCGACCTCAACCAGTTCGAGGCCACATTCCACGCCGCGCCGGAGAACAAGGGGTGGAACCTTGACTACAAGATGGGTCCGCAGCGGCCTTCGCTGCACAAGACGGGGCGCAAGATCTCGTGGGACCTGAAGGAGGCGACCCGCAATGAGGACGGCACCGTAAGTCAAGTATATGTGTTGAAGCACTACGACTGGCGGTGGAAGAATCCGGATGGGACGCCGATGACTGAACGCGACGGCGTCATCGAGCTAGTGTGGATGCCGGATGACTGA